In the Podospora bellae-mahoneyi strain CBS 112042 chromosome 4, whole genome shotgun sequence genome, one interval contains:
- a CDS encoding hypothetical protein (EggNog:ENOG503P7ID; COG:S), with amino-acid sequence MSSETSVTNPPTFFVNLPTINLEKATAFFVALNFDHIKLWSDDKSSAFRLPGASSQVSLMIHIHERFKTFNRPGTSVVDAFKSTEALFSFMAKDKASVDAFIEQAVNAGGKADPYVLKNYGQDMGMYNRSFEDLDGHIWEVCSMVGLCPGA; translated from the coding sequence ATGTCCTCCGAAACCAGtgtcaccaacccccctacCTTCTTCGTCAATCTCCCAACCATAAATCTCGAAAAAGCAACCGCCTTCTTCGTCGCCCTCAACTTCGACCACATCAAACTCTGGTCCGATGACAAATCTTCCGCATTCCGCCTTCCCGGTGCCAGCTCCCAAGTCTCTCTCATGATTCATATCCATGAGCGTTTCAAAACATTCAACCGGCCTGGCACATCCGTTGTTGACGCTTTCAAGTCGACCGAGgccctcttttctttcatGGCGAAAGACAAGGCGAGTGTGGATGCGTTTATTGAGCAGGCGGTCAATGCAGGTGGCAAGGCAGATCCGTATGTGTTGAAGAACTATGGGCAGGATATGGGCATGTACAACCGCAGCTTTGAGGACTTGGATGGACATATCTGGGAGGTTTGCTCTATGGTTGGGCTTTGTCCTGGAGCTTGA
- a CDS encoding hypothetical protein (EggNog:ENOG503PQK7) — protein sequence MMTLLARPESTGRQLIGPLTTVYTPSHNCRFGFVESGNSDASTTTLDTIGYAYGSDCPSIRSCLPSMPTAVRRDFYSPGLYCPMGWERATKITHGMTDSGRVINILQALSTDETPAFCCPSGLTFSYTVWSSTDALPCCASTMIERTFTYWTCNPRGYSLEQRLRVGRTVTLSAITSERLAVQATITMESLPNVYGRQNMDAINPSTQAPTLVVSSAITRAPAIQLVWRSIDLPAAANNGTPNGNSPSVNTAGVVVGATVGAVVAISLVVFVIWLWCRKKKEKSGTVHETTENTGNVDESKAQSELATGSAVVELSTAGSPQLPASPIPLRNADASDGLFRAVERELIADRE from the exons ATGATGACACTACTAGCAAGGCCAGAGTCGACTGGTCGACAGCTCATCGGCCCACTGACGACGGTTTATACCCCATCACACAATTGCAGGTTCGGCTTTGTCGAATCTGGGAATAGCGATGCATCGACCACCACTCTTGACACCATCGGCTATGCCTATGGAAGCGATTGTCCCAGCATCCGGTCATGTCTGCCGAGCATGCCAACAGCAGTCCGGCGAGACTTCTACTCACCCGGTCTCTACTGTCcgatgggatgggaaagggcGACAAAGATCACCCATGGGATGACCGACAGTGGTCGAGTAATCAACATCCTTCAAGCTCTTTCCACAGACGAAACACCTGCGTTCTGCTGTCCATC CGGACTTACCTTTAGCTACACCGTCTGGTCCTCAACCGACGCCCTCCCTTGCTGCGCGTCAACCATGATAGAGCGGACCTTTACCTATTGGACCTGCAACCCTCGAGGCTATAGTCTTGAACAAAGGTTACGAGTGGGCAGGACAGTTACCCTGTCGGCAATCACCTCCGAGCGCCTTGCTGTTCAAGCAACTATTACGATGGAATCTCTTCCCAATGTCTATGGGAGACAAAACATGGATGCCATCAACCCTAGCACTCAGGCTCCAACCTTGGTAGTTTCGTCAGCTATCACCCGCGCGCCTGCCATCCAGCTCGTCTGGCGCTCTATCGACCTCCCCGCGGCAGCAAATAACGGAACACCAAACGGCAATTCTCCCTCGGTCAACACCGCCGGGGTAGTGGTGGGCGCTactgttggtgctgtggttGCGATATCCCTCGTTGTGTTCGTAATCTGGCTCTGGTgcaggaaaaagaaagaaaagtctGGCACTGTGCACGAAACTACGGAGAACACTGGAAACGTCGATGAGAGCAAAGCTCAATCAGAATTGGCAACTGGAAGTGCTGTCGTAGAGCTGTCCACAGCTGGCAGTCCCCAATTACCTGCCAGTCCAATACCACTGCGCAATGCTGATGCTTCTGATGGTTTGTTTAGGGCGGTAGAGCGGGAACTGATAGCAGACCGTGAGTAG